The proteins below are encoded in one region of Polynucleobacter sp. AP-Elch-400A-B2:
- a CDS encoding class I SAM-dependent methyltransferase: MSQGGSIHWEEGGQNCSAVWHSENGIAAHKKVVIADDTFTADDAYRLACEGTAILWKGDFQNARQLLQALVRRIDKPSKKSKRAGKRVDKSTDVTPKKTAKDIFNQHRLIQSQRARILGMLLIQCNSDHTIPLRRAPDITQACSEAYGTVDHSYIVSLRELLGVISAHEWRKNGLPILADENGEPIYVHPHYGVFSPVRGEYIELVCSAPLPKSIDGASTAFDIGVGTGVLSIILAMRDVQEIVATDQDDRALTCAKENIALLGLGSQIDIVKANLFPAGKASLIVCNPPWVPARPSSLLEHAVYDPESQMLKGFLAGLKEHLLPQGEGWLILSDLAEHLELRSRQELLSWIEDAGLVVLERIDTKPKHPKAFDDSDSLHFARAAEITSLWRLQIHQKY, translated from the coding sequence ATGAGCCAAGGTGGCTCCATTCACTGGGAAGAGGGTGGCCAGAATTGCTCAGCAGTTTGGCATTCTGAAAATGGCATTGCAGCACATAAAAAAGTGGTGATTGCCGACGACACATTTACGGCTGATGATGCCTACCGTTTGGCATGTGAAGGTACGGCTATTCTTTGGAAAGGCGATTTCCAAAATGCCCGACAGCTATTGCAGGCCTTGGTTCGTCGCATAGATAAACCATCCAAAAAATCAAAGCGTGCCGGCAAGAGGGTGGATAAGTCTACTGATGTCACCCCCAAAAAAACAGCAAAAGATATTTTCAATCAACACCGGCTGATTCAATCTCAGCGTGCCCGAATATTGGGGATGTTGTTAATTCAATGTAATTCGGACCATACTATCCCCTTACGTCGTGCGCCCGATATCACGCAAGCATGTTCAGAAGCATATGGCACCGTTGATCACTCTTATATAGTTTCTTTGCGTGAACTTTTGGGCGTGATTAGCGCTCATGAATGGCGCAAGAATGGATTGCCTATTTTGGCCGATGAAAATGGTGAGCCAATCTACGTTCATCCGCATTACGGCGTTTTCTCACCCGTTCGCGGCGAGTACATTGAGTTAGTTTGTAGCGCCCCTCTGCCCAAATCCATCGATGGGGCATCCACAGCTTTTGATATTGGCGTGGGCACTGGTGTGCTATCGATTATTTTGGCAATGCGGGATGTCCAAGAAATTGTTGCCACCGATCAAGACGATCGAGCGCTTACCTGTGCCAAAGAAAATATTGCACTCTTAGGTTTGGGTTCTCAAATAGACATTGTGAAGGCCAATTTATTTCCAGCAGGAAAGGCTTCATTAATTGTCTGCAATCCACCATGGGTGCCCGCAAGACCTAGCTCCTTATTAGAGCATGCGGTCTATGATCCAGAGAGTCAGATGCTTAAAGGATTTTTAGCTGGGTTAAAAGAACATTTACTGCCTCAAGGTGAGGGTTGGTTGATTCTGTCTGATTTAGCCGAACATCTTGAGCTCAGATCCAGACAAGAGCTACTCTCTTGGATTGAAGACGCTGGATTAGTTGTTCTTGAGCGTATTGATACCAAACCTAAACATCCGAAAGCATTTGATGATTCAGACTCTCTTCATTTTGCAAGAGCTGCTGAAATCACTTCACTCTGGCGCTTACAAATTCATCAGAAGTATTAG
- a CDS encoding energy transducer TonB yields the protein MGIFQQKTSQTFVPERLNLSLRDSLDHRVISRVSKQNQDISATHHFLASSIAKDSSNHESIISSPAVKTFRDRDIFINPKPIYPLLSRRMREQGAVHLKLCIDERGDVESILLAKSSGYEKLDRSAMDGVRRWKFSALGSQDQTISHCYHLPIHFRLET from the coding sequence GTGGGAATATTTCAACAGAAGACTTCGCAGACTTTTGTACCAGAGAGGCTAAATCTCAGTTTGAGGGACTCGCTTGATCATCGCGTTATATCCAGGGTATCAAAACAAAATCAGGATATTAGTGCCACTCATCATTTTCTTGCGTCATCGATTGCAAAGGACTCAAGTAATCATGAGTCGATCATATCGTCTCCGGCAGTGAAAACCTTTCGTGATAGGGATATTTTTATAAATCCAAAACCGATTTATCCCCTTTTAAGTAGGCGTATGCGTGAACAAGGCGCCGTTCACCTCAAGCTATGTATTGATGAGCGAGGGGATGTGGAAAGTATTCTATTAGCCAAAAGCTCTGGCTACGAAAAATTAGATAGATCCGCTATGGATGGTGTCAGACGGTGGAAATTTTCTGCCCTAGGATCTCAGGATCAGACCATATCTCACTGCTACCATCTCCCGATCCACTTCAGGTTAGAGACTTAA
- the hemP gene encoding hemin uptake protein HemP has product MKPEFNVSVVDFVNPQLSLNKTIASTSLFGKEKTVVIIHDGERYILRITKLKKLILTK; this is encoded by the coding sequence TTGAAACCAGAGTTCAATGTCTCGGTAGTAGATTTTGTAAATCCTCAATTGAGCTTAAATAAGACGATTGCTAGTACGAGTTTGTTTGGCAAAGAGAAAACCGTTGTCATCATCCATGATGGCGAAAGATATATTTTAAGAATTACTAAATTAAAGAAGCTTATTTTGACTAAATAG
- a CDS encoding TonB-dependent receptor domain-containing protein, producing the protein MKQKKLFWALRFALICGCSLNSGIQAKEIDLPRMDIVGSEENARSKIPGTVDVINQKQLELLQPLSIQDALKTIPGINIRGDEGGLGSIPNIGIRGLNPSRSQKVLLLEDGAPIHPSLFISSASYYSPPVDRMSGIEVLKGASGLQYGPSNIGGVINYLTKTPEEGFKLSGKAGNYGYQLAQIEAGGKSDSNGAIAGINIIKSESDGYQGNGFKMYDILFKGGVAIDQNQWLSLKYTHYDNNINTSYVGLRPNQYATRFSGNPAPNDYFVTQRNAVDLNHSWELGAATKLNTLLYWSRLDRDYWRQSISSRTSDKTSFTPCNGDNDCMFGRNREFQMLGVDSRVTHAYEAMGIGNEFEFGLRLHTETQSNQLVASRSLAQSGTVSGHEENKANSIAFFAQNRFLLSKDFAVTPGVRIESYNQSRNNVLTEKSGSAKNLETVPQIGASWQLIPELQLYSSVYKGFAPAQLATAISDKGVDQQLDPERSTNFEFGLRGVNSGFSYDAAIFSMNFSNQIVNQSLAAGITKANGGKSLHQGMELSLGYGLQSGWGLSGNLTYIPVAKFVGNSSMGKDGNRIPYTSELVSNLGVSYQKNGLNTLVSLNYLSPQFADSANTVLPNSIGTLGEISAITTVNWSANYAINKSLKVFGVVNNLLNKRYISSRSPDGIFAGAPINFQAGMSYQFF; encoded by the coding sequence ATGAAACAAAAAAAATTGTTCTGGGCTTTACGCTTTGCCTTGATTTGTGGGTGTTCCTTGAATTCGGGTATTCAGGCTAAAGAAATAGATTTACCAAGAATGGATATTGTCGGCAGCGAGGAAAATGCGCGTTCGAAAATTCCGGGCACGGTCGACGTAATTAATCAAAAGCAGTTGGAGTTACTTCAGCCCTTATCCATTCAAGATGCTCTTAAGACCATTCCGGGTATTAATATCCGGGGCGATGAAGGTGGTTTAGGTTCCATTCCTAATATTGGGATTCGTGGGCTGAATCCTAGCCGTAGTCAGAAAGTGTTGTTGCTGGAGGATGGTGCACCTATTCATCCCAGCCTATTTATTTCTAGCGCCTCTTATTACAGCCCGCCTGTTGATCGTATGAGTGGCATTGAGGTTTTAAAGGGGGCATCTGGCTTGCAGTATGGTCCTTCCAATATTGGTGGCGTGATTAATTACCTCACCAAAACTCCAGAGGAGGGCTTTAAGCTTTCCGGTAAAGCGGGTAATTATGGTTATCAATTAGCTCAAATTGAGGCCGGCGGAAAGTCGGATAGTAATGGAGCGATTGCAGGCATCAACATCATTAAGTCAGAGAGTGATGGGTATCAAGGCAATGGCTTCAAGATGTACGACATTCTTTTTAAGGGCGGGGTGGCCATTGATCAAAATCAATGGCTAAGCCTTAAATATACTCACTATGACAACAATATTAATACCTCGTATGTCGGTTTGAGACCAAATCAATATGCCACTCGATTTTCAGGAAATCCCGCTCCCAATGATTATTTTGTTACGCAGAGAAATGCTGTTGATCTGAATCACTCCTGGGAGCTCGGCGCTGCCACAAAGCTGAACACCTTACTTTACTGGAGTCGCCTAGATCGAGATTACTGGCGTCAAAGCATCAGTAGTCGTACTTCGGACAAAACCAGTTTTACTCCGTGCAATGGCGATAATGATTGTATGTTTGGGCGTAATCGTGAGTTTCAAATGCTCGGAGTAGATTCAAGGGTGACTCATGCTTATGAGGCAATGGGTATAGGCAATGAATTTGAATTCGGACTGCGCTTACATACTGAGACGCAATCAAACCAGCTAGTGGCATCCCGCAGCTTAGCTCAGTCTGGAACAGTGTCTGGGCATGAGGAAAATAAAGCCAATTCAATCGCTTTCTTTGCACAAAATAGATTCTTACTATCAAAAGACTTTGCAGTTACTCCTGGGGTACGTATTGAAAGTTACAACCAATCCCGAAATAATGTCCTGACTGAAAAGTCAGGGAGTGCAAAGAATTTAGAAACTGTTCCACAAATTGGAGCAAGCTGGCAACTGATTCCAGAACTACAGCTTTACTCAAGCGTATATAAAGGATTTGCGCCTGCTCAATTAGCAACTGCCATTAGTGACAAGGGCGTGGATCAGCAATTGGATCCTGAGAGATCAACTAATTTTGAGTTTGGACTACGGGGTGTGAATAGTGGTTTTAGCTATGATGCGGCAATATTTAGCATGAACTTTAGTAATCAAATCGTCAATCAAAGTCTTGCTGCGGGCATTACTAAAGCTAATGGCGGCAAGAGCTTACATCAGGGCATGGAATTATCTTTAGGGTATGGACTTCAATCTGGATGGGGTCTGAGTGGGAATCTCACTTATATTCCCGTTGCTAAATTTGTTGGTAATTCATCTATGGGGAAAGATGGAAACCGTATCCCATACACATCAGAGTTGGTATCGAATTTAGGTGTCAGCTATCAGAAAAATGGCCTTAACACCTTAGTTAGTCTGAATTACTTATCGCCTCAATTTGCCGATTCAGCAAATACTGTCTTGCCAAACTCCATTGGTACTCTCGGGGAAATTTCTGCTATCACTACTGTTAATTGGAGTGCGAATTATGCGATCAATAAAAGTTTGAAAGTATTTGGTGTGGTTAATAACCTGTTAAACAAGCGCTATATTTCCAGTAGAAGTCCTGATGGAATTTTTGCTGGCGCACCCATCAATTTCCAGGCGGGTATGAGTTACCAGTTTTTCTGA
- a CDS encoding carboxymuconolactone decarboxylase family protein, producing the protein MSERLIPYQPMDLAEPAELVAAIRKRRGGQFINLDRMLLHSTPIAEGWNHFVGEIRNNLSLDPKLRELAMCGVAVLNGAEYEFFHHAPPFIKAGGTEEQVQALRLIGQPSFPSALFSAVENDAAELTFQMTRNIQVDSALMKRLQTALGNTNTVELVTVVAAYNMVSRFLIALDVNPEEHPPE; encoded by the coding sequence ATGAGTGAGCGTTTAATTCCCTATCAGCCGATGGATCTAGCTGAGCCTGCTGAGTTGGTAGCGGCTATTCGTAAAAGACGAGGTGGCCAGTTCATTAACTTGGATCGCATGCTTTTACATAGCACCCCTATCGCCGAGGGCTGGAATCATTTTGTGGGCGAGATCCGCAATAACCTCTCCTTAGATCCAAAGCTGCGTGAGCTTGCGATGTGCGGGGTAGCTGTTCTCAATGGCGCTGAATATGAGTTTTTTCACCATGCCCCGCCGTTTATCAAGGCAGGCGGTACTGAAGAGCAAGTTCAAGCGCTGCGTTTAATTGGACAGCCAAGCTTTCCTAGCGCCTTATTCTCTGCTGTAGAGAATGACGCTGCAGAACTCACGTTTCAGATGACTCGCAATATCCAGGTGGATAGCGCTCTGATGAAGCGTTTGCAGACCGCTTTGGGTAACACCAATACCGTTGAGCTTGTCACTGTAGTGGCAGCTTACAACATGGTCTCTCGGTTTTTGATCGCCTTAGATGTCAATCCCGAGGAACATCCTCCTGAGTAA